The Streptomyces sp. V3I7 genome segment CCGGCCGTACGGGCCAGCAGCGCGAGTCCGAACGCGAGGGTCTTGCCGGAGCCGGTGCGCCCCCGCCCCAGCAGGTCGCGGCCCGCGAGCGAGTTGGGCAGCGTGGCGGCCTGGATGGGGAAGGGCGCGGTCACGCCCTGCGCGGTGAGGGTCTTCAGCAGTCCCGCGGGCATGTCCAGCGCGGCGAAGTCCTCGACGGCGGGCAGAGCGGGGGTCGTGCTTTCCGGCAGCCGGAACTCCCGGGGCGAGGATGCGGGGGACGGGGCCGACGACGTACGCCGGGGTGACTTCTGGGGCCTGCGGGGCATGCGGTGTTCTGCCTTCCTGGAAACCGCGCAGACCGGGGTCCGCACCATGACGGTGCGGACCCCGGTCTGCGGATACGCGTCCGGTGATCAGGCGGGGACGATGTTCTCCGCCTGCGGGCCCTTCTGGCCCGGCGTGACGTCGAAGGAGACCCGCTGGCCCTCCTGGAGCTCACGGAAGCCCTGGGTGGCGATGTTCGAGTAGTGGGCGAACACGTCCGGGCCGCCGCCGTCCTGCTGGATGAAGCCGAAACCCTTTTCGGCGTTGAACCACTTCACGGTTCCCTGAGCCATGATCTTCTCCTTCTGTAGGCAGAGGCCCCATCCGGAGATCCCGGAAAACAAATAATGCGCCTGAGGACATTCCCGTCAGGCGCACATAGGTTCATGGGTACCACAACTGCAACACCGAGACCGTAGCACAGTTCGGCGGTCACGGTGGACGGAACCCGGTCGGACGCGGTCGGCCGCGGCCGGTGCGGTCGGCATCGGCGGCGCGGATCCCGCCGTCCCGCCCGTCGCGACGTACGCGGCCCACACGGCCTCACACCCCGTCACCGCCGGCGCGAGCCGTCAACTCCCCTCTGTGGCCGCCGACTTCGACCGCGGGGGCGCGCAAGTCGCAGGGGCGGAACGTTGCGGCGTGCCATGCGCCGCGCGGTGTTCCGCTCCTCACGAGAGCGAATGGTCCGACCTGTGGCGGGCGTCCACGGGTGTGTGACGCCGGTGGTCCGCCGCGCGAGAGGTGCTCCGTGAACCCGCCGGCAGGCCGGGCGACTTCACCGTCCGGCCGGCTTCGGCGCGTTTGCGACCGGAATCAGGGCGACGAAAAAGATTGTCGCGACGCATGGATACTACCGCCGGTTACACCGCGGACCCGATCCCGCCGTTTATGGTCCTCTGTCCCCCGGGCCCGTCACCGGATTTTCGGCGCAACTCCTCCGTGGCGCCCGCCAAGCGGAGATCCATTCACGGTCGGAGGGGCCTTGGAAAGCGCCGCCGGCGAGGTGGCATTTCGACACGTTCAAACAGGGTCCAACCGGGCAGCGGCCATTGAAGTTGGCACGAACCGTTGACGGAGTCGTCACAGCGGCTACACAATCCTCCCCGGTGGACGCGGGTAGCGGTGCCCCACCGTCGATATGCGCACGATCCTGCGAGGGGACATATGCAAATGATCGACAGTGCACCACTGACCGGGATAAGACCCCGCTTGCGCAACGACGTGGTTTTCCTTCGCGTCGACACCGGCATATATCTGAGAAGCTCCGAGACATCGTGTGTCCTCAAAGGCGCCGGCGCATATGAGTGGATGTCCGTCCTCGGTCCGCGAATGACGGGTGAGCACACCGTCGCGGAATTATGCGAGGGCCTGGACGACAACCGCCGCAAAACCGCCGTCGGACTGATGCGCACCCTGCTCGCCCGCGGGTTCGCCCGCGCCGTCCCCCGCCCCGACACGGGGATGCTGCCGGCCGCCGTACTGGACCGGTACGCGCCGCAGATCAACTTCGTCGAACACTTCATGCACGCGGACGAGCGGACGCCGCAGGAGCTGTTCGCCCGGTTCCGCGCCTCCCGCGTTCTCCTCAGCGGCCCGCCCGGAGGCGTCGCCGAGGCGGCCGTCCGTGGCCTGCTGCGCAACGGGCTCGCCGAGATATCCCTGGACGACACCGCGTGGGGCGACGCGTTCGAGGCCGAGGCGGCCCGGCTCTCCGGCGCGGGCGTCCCGGCACGCGTCGTCGTGCTGCCCTCGCCCCCCGCCGAACTGGCCGACTTCGACGTCGTCGTGGCGGTCGCCGACGGCTCGGGCAGCGGCACGCTAGGCGAGTTGACCCACCGACTACGTCAACTCGCCGACGGTCCACGGCTGATCCCCGTCGTGGCCGACGCCCACCGCATGGTCGTGGGGCCGGTGTCCGGCCCCGCCGAGCAGCCGTGCTGGGTGTGCGCCCAACTGCGGCTGTCCGCCAACACCGACCCGGGGCTCATGGCCGACTTCTGGCGGGGACTTGCCGTCGGCCCGACCGGGTCCGAGGCGCCGAGCGGCAGCGCGGTGGCACAGTCCATGGTCGGCAACGCGCTCGCCTTCGAGGTCTTCCGGCTGCGCACCGGCCAGTTGCAGCCGGACGACGAACGCCACGCCGTCGTACAGGACTTGACGACCCTCGAATCCCGCCGCGAACGGGTCCTGCCCCACCCCGGATGCCCCATGCGGCACACACGAGCGCTCCCCGACACGTCCGTGCGCCCGCCCGCCGACGACAGCGACGCCTACGGCCGCGCGGCCGTCCTGGTCTCCCCGGAGTTCGGCGTGCTGTCCGGCTGGACCGACGACGCGATCCGGCAGATCCCGCTCAAGACGGGCCGCGTACGGCTCGGCCCGGCCGGCTCCCTGGCCGACGGACCGCGCGAGATCGCCGGGTTCGACATCGACACGGTCCTCGTCGCCCGTACGCGCTCGGTGCAGGCGGCGGTGAGCTGCTACGTCGGCCGGCTCGGCCCCGTCGGACCGCCGGACGGAACACCCGCGGACGACGCCGAGACCGTCGCCGCCGAGCGACTCGACCTCTTCAGCGGCCTGCCTGAAGAGCAGGCGGCCGAACGGCAGTTGACCGCCGTGTCCCTGCACGACGGAACCCGCTGGCGGGTCCCCGCGGCCGCCGTCCACCCGCTCTCCCCGGCCAACTCCCGCCTGGCGTACGAGCCGAGCCCCGCCGGCGCGGCGGCCGGGTGGACGACCGAGGACGTACAGGAACGCGGGCTGTGCTCGGCGCTCGCGTACCGCGGACTCCTCCGCGCGATCCGCGGCGAGGCCCCCGCCGTCCCGCTCGGCGAGGAATGGCTGGCCGGCGACGACGAGACCGCCTTCGCACTCGGCAGCCTCAGGCCCGTCGGACGGCGCGCCCGCGTCTACGCGCTGCCCGGCGCCGCACCGAGCTGCGCCGTCCTCGCCGTCGTCGAGGACGCCGACGGCACCGACGGCACCACGGTCGACTGGGCGACCGGCTCGGCCCTCTCGGTCCGCGCCGCCGTACGCCAGGCCGTGCGGGACGCCGTCGGCCTCGCGGTCGGCCGGCACTACGAAGGCGCGCCCCTGGACCCCGGGGATCCGCTGCTGGCGGACTTCGACCCCCGGGCCCTCGCCGAGGGCGACGCCAAGACCGAATGGTCCTTCGGCCAGCCGGACATGCCGATGTCCGAGGCGCTGGAGCGACTGGACGCGGAGGGCACGCGCGCGCTGTTCGTCGACACCACGACGATCGACCTGCACGCGGTCCACGGCATGGTCACAGGAACGATCCTGCTCGCTGGTAAGTAGCGGGGCAGCGAGCTGGTCCGCGCCCCCGAGGCGCGTCACGGTTCTCGGAACACCCGTTCCGGGTGCACATCCCACCACGATGGGAGGATCACCATGTCCGCTGAGCTCAAGGACGAACTGAGCGTTCTGGAGAGCGCGACGTTCGAGATCGAGGAGATGACGGACGAGTCCGTCGAGCTGGCCTGGTCCAGCTCGTCCTGCTCCTGCTCCAGCTGCTGCTCCTGCTCCACCAGCAGCTGCTGCTCCTGCTCCACCAGCACGAGCTGACAGCCGGCCAAGAGTGAGAGACCGGGTCGGTGGACTCCTGCCACCGGCCCGGTCGTCAGGCCGGCACGTGCGGTTGCCCGGCGGACCCGTCGCCCGCGAGACGGACGGTCCCGCCGTACGACGGGGAGCCGCACACCCCCCTCTTCGAAGCGACTGGGCGGACGGATGAATGTGGTGTCGAACGCGGTGACCACCGCGGCGGTCCTGGACGAGCCCCGGGAGACCGAGGCCGTCCGCGGCTATCTGGCCGGACGTGCCGGTACCGGCGTCACGGTCGACGTCGGCGAGCTCGGCCTGCCGGCGCCCGCCGCGCCGAGCGGGGCGGGAACGGCCGAGGGACTCGTCTACCCGGTACGCCTGTACGGCCAGGCCGTGCTGCTGGGCCCCCTGCACCGCGCCGACGGCACCAGCCGGCCCTGCGGCCGCTGCCTGGAACGCCGCTGGCTGGCGCTGCGCCCCGTCGAGGAGCGCAAGCCCATCGAGGAAGGCGCCGACAGATGGGCGGCCGCTGCCTCCTCACTCACCCCCTTCGCCCTGGAACAGATCGCCCAGCTCGTCTACGCCGAGACGACGGACGCCCAACTCGCCCCAGGTGCACGGGGGATCGGCCGGATCGTCGAACTGCGGACCGGCGACCTCACGGTCAGCCGCCACGACCTGATCGCCGACTCCGAGTGCGAGCACTGCGCCACTCCGGTCCCCGACACCGCCGAGGCGGCGGCGCTGCCGCTGAACCCCCGGCCCAAGCCGGACCCGACCACCTACCGCGGCGCGTCCGCCGCCGACCTGACGCTGCCCACCGGCGGACTGGTGGGCGAGGTCTGCGGGGCGCTCGCGAGTGCCGCCCGCCGCGTCTACCAGTGCAGCGCGACCCTCCCCGTCAGCGGCTACTTCCGGGTGCGCAGCAAGTACGACTACCACGAGATGTGGTGGAGCGGTCAGTCACAGAGCTCGGCGAGCAGCGAGCGCTACGGCATGCTGGAGGGCCTGGAGCGCTACGCGGGCCAGTTCCCGCGCGCCAAGGACCCGAAGACGTACGGCAGTTACCGCGAGCTCGCGCCGGACGCCCTCGACCCGGCGTCGATGGGCGCGTACCGCCCGGAGTTCTACGCCGGGCACCACGACTACTACCAGCCCTACCACCCGGACGCCCCGACCCACTGGGTGTGGGGCTACTCCTTCGGCGAGCAGCGGCCGTTGCTCGTGCCCGAGCAGTTCGTCTTCTACCTCGACCGGCGCCCGGACCGGAAGTTCGTCCAGGAGTGCTCCAACGGCTGTGCCAGCGGCAGCAGTACCGAGGAGGCGCTGCTGCACGGCATGCTCGAACTCATCGAGCGCGACGCCTTCCTGCTGTGCTGGTACGGCTCCGCGAAGCTCCCCGAGATCGACCAGGCGACCGTCGTCGACGAGGAGGTCCAGTTCGTCCTCGACCGGGTCGCCCGACTCGGTTACCGGATGCGGCTGTTCGACATGCGCGTCGACCTTCCCGTACCCGCCGTGATGGCGGTCGCCGAGCGGCTGGACGGCGGACTGGGCCGGCTGTGCTTCGCTGCCGGCGCGAGCCTCGACCCGGTGGAGGCGGTGCGCGCGGCCATCGCCGAGACCGCCTCGTACATCCCGGGCATGGACGAACGCGTGGAGGCGAAGCTCCCCGACCTGCGCGCGATGGTCACCGACTACGACCGCGTCCACGAACTCACCCACCACGCCCTGCTCTACGGTCTCCCGGAGATGGCGTCGGTCTGCGACTTCCTGCTGGACGCGGCCCCGCCCCGGTCGATGGACGAGCTGTACGGGCCGTGGCTCGCGCAGCGCCCCGAGACCCTCGACCTGGCGGACGACGCGCGCTTCGTGATGGAGCGCCTGCGCGAGGTGGGCAGCGACGTCGTCGCCGTGGACCAGACCTGCCCCGAGCAGGACGGCACCGGCATCCGCACGCTGAGCGTCCTGGCACCGGGACTGGTGCCGATCGACTTCGGCTGGGAGCGCCAACGTGCCCTGGAACACCCCCGGTTGAAGGCCTACCTCGACGGCGCGCTCGCCGAGATCCACTCCCGTGCGGCAGGGTTCGGACCCACCGGGCTCAACCGCCGCCCGCACCCGTTCCCGTGAGCCGCCCGCCGTCCCCGTCGATCCCGGCCGAAGGAGAAGACCCCGTGTCCGACAACCGCACGCAGGTCGTCAGCGACTATGTGGAGTCGGTGTTCCGGCGCGGCCGGGAGCCGATGGAGCCGATCGGATTCACCCCCGACTGGGCGGACCAGCCCTCCCGGCACAAGACCTACCTGGGCGTACGGCGCTTCCCCCTGCCCCCGGGGGCCGATCTGATGTCGGCGGGCGTGGCCGACGTCCTCTTCGGCGAACCCCCCGCCGGACACGGACCTCCGTGGACCCTCGACTCGCTCGCCGCGCTGCTGCGCCTGTCGTACGGCGTCCTCGACCGCCGACTGCGGGTGAGCTGGAACCAGGACAGCCACGTCCGGGTGCTCTACCCGGAGGCGCTGTGGGGGAGGGGCACCGCCTCCGGGGGCGGGATGTACCCGCTGGAGGTGTACTGGGTGGCGGGACCGGGCGGCCCGCTCACCCCCGGCGTCTACCACTACTCCACCGCCCACCACGGCTTCGAGCGGCTGCTCGCCGGTGACCTCACCGACGAGGTGCGCGCGGCGTGCGGAAGGGAAGCCGGTGACGCCGACGGCTACCTCGTCGTCACCGTCCGCTTCTGGAAGAACTCCTTCAAGTACAACAGCTTCTGCTACCACGTCGTCACCCAGGACTCCGGTGCCCTGCTGGGGAGTTGGGAGCTGATCGCGCGAGGGCTCGGCAGGCGGCTGACGCGCGTGCTGTGGTTCGACGACGAGCGGCTGAACGGCCTCCTCGGGCTCGACACCGCCGAGGAGTGCGCGCTGGCCGTGGTCCCGCTGCCGTGCGCCGCGCCCGCCGAGCCCAGCGCCGACCCAGACCCCGTTCACTGCGACGGCAGCACCACCGGCCTGATCGACCGGCCGAGCTTCGAGCGGTCCGCCCGCCCGCGCACCTTCGAGCAGATCGAGCAGGTGCACCAAGCCGTCCTCGCGGACCGGCGCGCCCGCCCGGACACCGAGGTCGCGGGGAGTCTCGTACCCGTGCCGCCCGCCACCGGCGAGGACATCGAACTGCCCGAGCCGCTCACCGACCGCCTGGCACCGGACCTCGCCGCCACGATCCGCTCCCGGCGGACCAGCTTCGGCTCGTTCACCCGCTCCCGCCCGCTCGGCCTCGACGAGCTCGGCACCGTCCTGGCCGGCACCGCCTCGGCGCACCGCTACGTCGCCGACGTGGTGCCGGGCGACGTCGGGCTGACGGGACTGTACGTCCTCGCCAACCGGGTCACCGGGCTGCCGAGCGGCACGTACCGCTACGACGGCACAGGCCACCGGCTGCGCGTGGTACGGGAGATGCCGCTCGCCGAGAAGCTCCAACGCGCCTACTACCTCAGCAACTACAACCTCGAGCAGGTCGGCGCCGTCCTGGCGATCTCGGGGCGCTGGCGCAGCACCCTCGACGCCTACGGCAGCCGCGGCTACCGGGTGCTCAACTCCGAGGTGGGCGCCGTGGCGCAGACGGCCTACACGGCCGCCGCCGCGCTCGGCGTCGGCTGCGGGGCCGTCCTCGGCTTCGACAACATCGCCATCGACGAGTGGGCCGGCCTCGACGACGGCGACGAGCGCACCTTCCTCTTCGTGCTGCTCGGGCACGAACGCGCGGACAGCGCGGACTTCGACTACCGGCTGGTCTGAGAGGGCTGATCCGTGAACTCCAGCGCGATGCCATCGACGATGCCGGTCACGGCGTCGGCCGCGACGACCCCCACCGAGCACGCGAGGTGGAACCTCGTACCCAGGTTCATGCTGCGCGTGGCCGGGCTCCCCTTCGAGACCGCCGCCGCGCTGGTCTCACCGGCGAGCGCCGCCTGGGCGGACGGCGTGCTCGACGCGCGGCTGCGGCTGCGCGCGCGGGGCGCGGCGCTGGCCGACGCCCTCCAGGAACGCGTGGCCCACCACCTCGACGACCCGGCCGCGAGCCGGACGCTGATCAATCTGCGCCGTGACGTCTTCAACGCCCGCGCACCTCGCGGCCTCGCGGCCGCTGAGCCGCTGCTGCCGCCCGCCGAACTCGCCGAACTGCGCGGCTGGTTCGCCCAGCGGCAGCAGCTCGACGCGCTGCTGCGCACCGGCTCCGGCATCCTGGCCGACGACATCGCCTCCGGGCGCCGGGAGTTGCGTGGCGCGGCGACGGAGACGGACCTGCGTCACGGCATCCAGCTCTCCTCCCCGTCGCTCGACGAGTACCTCGACGGCTATCTGCACCGCGCCGACGGCCCGCTCAGCAAGAAGGAGCGGCGGATCGAGCGGTCGCTGCTGGAGTACCTGCTGCGCACCGCCTGCAAGACCAGCCCGTTCAGCACCCTGACGGCCGTCTCCGCGGGCGAGTTCACCGAAGCCGGCGGCCTTCCGCTCACCGCGTCCGTCAAGGGCTGGGACAAGCGCGGCAGCACCCGGCTGAACATCGCGGTCCTCGCCCGGCTCTCCGAACTGCTGACCGCGGATCCCGAGGTCCGCCGCGATCTGCCGGTCCGGGCCACCAGCGGGATGCAGGTGCACGGCGACCGCGTCCGCTATCTGCGCAAGCTGCGTGGCGCCGACGGCAACGCGGACGCGGCGGTCACCCTGGACGCCGTCCACGAGAGCCTGTTCTACCTGCCCAGCGGCGTCGCCCTCGCCGACGTGCTCACCCTGTTCGGCGACGACGGCACGACGACCCTGCGCTTCGGCGACGCCGTACGGCGGCTGCGCGCGCTGGACGACAGGCGCCCCGAGCCCGAAGTGGAGCGCTATCTCGCCCAGTTGCTCCGGCTCGGCCTGCTCGTCGTCCCCGACCTGCACCTCGACATCCACGACCCCGACCCGGTCGCCACCTACCGCCGCGGACTGCGGCGCCTGGGCGCGGACTGGGCCGACGACCTCGCCGCGCTCGTGGACCGCATGGGCGCGGACGTCGCCCGCTTCGCCGGAGCCGGACTGCCCCGCCGGCGTGAACTGCTGTCGCGGATCAAGGAGTCGGTGGCCGACACCCACCGCCGCCTCGGCCGCGACGACATCCCCGTCCTACGCACCCTCGTCTACGAGGACACCACCCTGCCGGGCCTCAAGGCGACCGGCGACGCCGACACCTGGGACCGGCACATCACCCCCGGGCTGGAGCAACTCACCCGGATCCTCCCGGCGTTCGACGGAAACGCCGTCCGCAGACTCGTCACCAAGGGATTCTTCCGGGCGCGCTACGGCACCGGCGGCCGCTGCGACGACTTCCTCTCCTTCGCCCACCAGTTCAACCAGGACTTCTACGACAACTACAACCAGCGCCTGATGCGCCACCAGCGCTTCGACGGCACCGAGTTCCGCACCTACGACAACTGGTTCCGCCAGGACGAGATCGCCGGCATCGACCGCGCCCGGCGCACGGTGGCCCAGGAGATGCGGCTCCGGTACGAGAGCGCCGCCGAGAGAGGCGGCGACCTGGAACTGGACGAGGACTTCCTTACCGCCGTGGAACGGGAGTTGCCGCGAGCGGAGGACCTGCGCTCGCTGTCGTTCTTCCTCCAGGTCGCCGAGAACGGCACCGAGGACCCGCTCGTCGTCGTCAACCGGATCTACTCCGGACTCACCCTGCTCTTCTCCCGGTTCGCCCACTGCCTCGACGACGGACTCACCGCCTCCCTGCGCCGCTCGCTGGCCGACGCCGTCCCCGAGGGAGCCGTCTTCGCCGAGCTCAAGGGCGGCTACGACGCGACCAACCTCAACCTGCACCCGTTCGTCACCCCGTACGAGATCGTCTGCCCCGGCGAGACCAGCTTCCGCCCGGCCCGGGAACGGATCCCGGTGGAGGATCTGATCGTCGAGCACGACCCGGCGGGCGACCGGCTGCGCCTGCGCTCCCGGCGGCTCGGCGTCGAGGTGATCCCCGTCTACCTCGGCTTCCTGCTGCCGATGGCGCTGCCCGAGCTGCAGCAGGTGCTGCTGAACTTCTCCTGCACCACCATGGTCCAGCTCGACCTGTGGGAGGGCACCGGCGTCCAGGAGGCCGCCGGCGGCGCGCTGCCCCGCGTACGGCTCGGCAACGTCGTGCTCCAGCGCCGCTCCTGGAGGTTCACCCCCGACCAGCTCCCGCCGGCGGTGGCCCGGCAGAGCGACGAGGAGTGGTTCCTGGCCTGGCGGGAGTGGCAGCGGGCCGCCGGACTGCCGCGCCATGTGTTCGCAAGCCTCGGCGGCGAACACAAGCCGCAGTACGTCGACTTCGACTCGTACATGTGCGTCCGGCTGCTGGAGACCGCGGTCCGCAAGAGTGACGCGGCGGTAGTGCTCACCGAGATGCTGCCCGGCCCCGACGACCTGTGGCTGAGAGACGGTCCGCACCGGTACGTCACCGAACTCACGGTCCAGCTCGACGGCGTCAACGGAACGGATACGGAGCGGTGATGGACGGCATGAACGGCAAACGAGACACGCACGACGGTGGCTGCGTCGAGGCGGATCCGGGCGACGACGACCACTGGATCAGCCTGCACGTCTTCTACGCCGCGAACGCCAACCCGGTGCTCGTGCACTGCGTGCGGCCGCTCGTGGCCCACTTGAGCGAACAGGGCCTGCTGCGCTCCTGGTTCTTCATCCGCTACTGGCTGGATGGCCCGCACATCCGGGTGCGCCTGCTGCCCGCCGACGCCTCGGCGGCCGCCGAGGTCGAACGCACCGCCCGGCAGGCCCTTCAGGACTACCTGCGCGTGCGCCCCGCCCTCTACGAGGAGGACCGCAACGCCAGCGGCGACCTGTACAAGAACATGTTCCTCGCCGAGTACAGCGAGGAGCGGTGGGACGAACTCTACGGCGCCGAAGGGGAGATGCCCTTCAGGGACAACAACAGCGTCGCCGCCCTCGCCTACGAACGTGAACTGGACCGCTACGGAGGCCCCGCCGGCATGGAACTGGCCGAGTGGCACTTCCGGCACTCCAGCGAGACGGTGATCACGCTGCTGGAGACCACCAACGTCCACGTCCGCACCGTCCTGCTCGGCCAGGCCGCCCAGTTGACGGCCGGACTCTGCTTCACCCTGCTGCCCGACGAGGAGGCGGTGACCCGCTTCCTCCAGCGCTACCGCACCATGTGGGAGACGTCGTACCAGGAGCCCAGCGACGCCCAGCACGAGCGCTTCGACCGCAGCTACGCCCGCATGAAGGACCGCCTGGTCCCGCGCCTGAGGCACGTGCGCGACAGCGCCCGCGGCGATACGGCCGCCTCACCCACCCCGCTGGAGCGGTCCTGGCTCGCCCACTGCGCCGAACTGCGCGACCGCGTCCTGAAGTCGGCCGACGACGGACTCCTGTGCTTCCGCGACGGCGCCGTACCGGAGCCGCAGGACGCCCTCGCCATCGTGCTCAGCTCCTACGTCCACATGACCAACAACCGCCTCGGCGTGAGCATCCTCGACGAGATCTACCTCTCCTACGTCCTGTGCAAGGCGCTGACCGACCTGGCCCCACAAGAGGCGCTGCGGTGACCGGGACGGCCAACGGGGCCGACACGTCGTACGACCGGCCCCGCCTGCGGCCCGACGTCGTCCTCGGTCCCGCCCTGCGCTCCGGCCCGAAGACCGTGCACCACGTCAAGGACGCGCGCACCGGCTGCTACTACCGCGTCGGCCCCCGCGAGTACTTCGTCATGGGCCTGATGGACGGCAGCCACACCCTCGACGACATCGGCCGCAAGTACACCGACACCTACGAGCGCCGGCTCGGCCCCGCGCACTGGCAGCAGATGTTCACCATGCTCGGCCGCTACCAGCTCCTCGACGGCCACACCGACGACGCCGTCCTCGACAAGCTCCGGCAGGCGCACGAGTCCCAACAGGCCGCGCGGCAGGGCCTGTTGCGCCGCCGCTGGGTGATCCTGCGCCCCGACCGCCTGTGCGCCGCCCTCGCCGCACGACTCGCGTTCGCCTTCCACCCCGCCTTCCTCGTCCCGGCGTTCCTCCTGCTCGCCGCCGTCCAGGTCTTCGTCTGGACGCACCTCGGTACCCTCAGCCAGGAGGCGACGCACCAGCGGTCCTGGGCGATCACCCTGCCCCTGTCGATGACGCTGCTCTGGGGCATCACCGTGCTGCACGAACTCGCCCACGGCGTGACCTGCCGCCACTTCGGCGGCACCGTCACCGAGATCGGACTGAGCTGGCGCTTCCCGATGCTCACCCCCTACTGCCGCACCGACGACATCATGCTGTTCCACCGGCGCAGGGCCCGCGTGGGCACCGCCTTCGCCGGCGTCTTCGTCAGCCTGCTCGCCCTCGTCCCGGTGCTGGCCTGGTGGTATCTCGCCGGCGACGGCGGGATCGGCAGGCCGCCCGCGGCCGGACTCCTGCTGTTCGGCAGCGGCGCGGCCGTGATCAACCTGCTGCCGGTCCTGCGCTCGGACGGATACATGATGCTCACCCACGCGCTGGACATCGCCGACCTGCGCCGCGAGTCCTACCGCTTCTGGCGCCTGCGCCTGCGCCGCCGCGACCCCGCCGCCCGCGAACGGCTCGACGCCTACCCGCCCCGCGACGCCCGCGCCTACGCGCTCTACGGCGTCACCTCGCTGCTCCTGCTCCTGCTCGCCTACGGCGGACTGATGTGGGTCTGGTTCAGCACCCTGCGGCGCTGGGTAGGGCCGGTGTGGGCGGTGGTGATCCTCGCCGCGGAGACCGCCCTGGTGGCGGCCATCCTGTCCCTGGCCGCACGCGGCCGCGACGCAGAACGGCGGACCGCCGATGCCTGAACGCACCGACACGAGCGAACGCACCGACACGAGCAGCACCGACAACAGCGACGACTTGGTGATCCGCACCAGCGGACTCACCAAGAAGTACGCACCCGACACCGGCGTCTTCGACCTCGCCCTGCGGGTGCGCCGCGGCGAGGTCTACGGCTTCCTCGGCCCCAACGGCTCCGGCAAGAGCACCACCATG includes the following:
- a CDS encoding cold-shock protein, with product MAQGTVKWFNAEKGFGFIQQDGGGPDVFAHYSNIATQGFRELQEGQRVSFDVTPGQKGPQAENIVPA
- a CDS encoding TOMM precursor leader peptide-binding protein codes for the protein MTGEHTVAELCEGLDDNRRKTAVGLMRTLLARGFARAVPRPDTGMLPAAVLDRYAPQINFVEHFMHADERTPQELFARFRASRVLLSGPPGGVAEAAVRGLLRNGLAEISLDDTAWGDAFEAEAARLSGAGVPARVVVLPSPPAELADFDVVVAVADGSGSGTLGELTHRLRQLADGPRLIPVVADAHRMVVGPVSGPAEQPCWVCAQLRLSANTDPGLMADFWRGLAVGPTGSEAPSGSAVAQSMVGNALAFEVFRLRTGQLQPDDERHAVVQDLTTLESRRERVLPHPGCPMRHTRALPDTSVRPPADDSDAYGRAAVLVSPEFGVLSGWTDDAIRQIPLKTGRVRLGPAGSLADGPREIAGFDIDTVLVARTRSVQAAVSCYVGRLGPVGPPDGTPADDAETVAAERLDLFSGLPEEQAAERQLTAVSLHDGTRWRVPAAAVHPLSPANSRLAYEPSPAGAAAGWTTEDVQERGLCSALAYRGLLRAIRGEAPAVPLGEEWLAGDDETAFALGSLRPVGRRARVYALPGAAPSCAVLAVVEDADGTDGTTVDWATGSALSVRAAVRQAVRDAVGLAVGRHYEGAPLDPGDPLLADFDPRALAEGDAKTEWSFGQPDMPMSEALERLDAEGTRALFVDTTTIDLHAVHGMVTGTILLAGK
- a CDS encoding TOMM precursor leader peptide-binding protein — encoded protein: MSNAVTTAAVLDEPRETEAVRGYLAGRAGTGVTVDVGELGLPAPAAPSGAGTAEGLVYPVRLYGQAVLLGPLHRADGTSRPCGRCLERRWLALRPVEERKPIEEGADRWAAAASSLTPFALEQIAQLVYAETTDAQLAPGARGIGRIVELRTGDLTVSRHDLIADSECEHCATPVPDTAEAAALPLNPRPKPDPTTYRGASAADLTLPTGGLVGEVCGALASAARRVYQCSATLPVSGYFRVRSKYDYHEMWWSGQSQSSASSERYGMLEGLERYAGQFPRAKDPKTYGSYRELAPDALDPASMGAYRPEFYAGHHDYYQPYHPDAPTHWVWGYSFGEQRPLLVPEQFVFYLDRRPDRKFVQECSNGCASGSSTEEALLHGMLELIERDAFLLCWYGSAKLPEIDQATVVDEEVQFVLDRVARLGYRMRLFDMRVDLPVPAVMAVAERLDGGLGRLCFAAGASLDPVEAVRAAIAETASYIPGMDERVEAKLPDLRAMVTDYDRVHELTHHALLYGLPEMASVCDFLLDAAPPRSMDELYGPWLAQRPETLDLADDARFVMERLREVGSDVVAVDQTCPEQDGTGIRTLSVLAPGLVPIDFGWERQRALEHPRLKAYLDGALAEIHSRAAGFGPTGLNRRPHPFP
- a CDS encoding SagB family peptide dehydrogenase, translating into MSDNRTQVVSDYVESVFRRGREPMEPIGFTPDWADQPSRHKTYLGVRRFPLPPGADLMSAGVADVLFGEPPAGHGPPWTLDSLAALLRLSYGVLDRRLRVSWNQDSHVRVLYPEALWGRGTASGGGMYPLEVYWVAGPGGPLTPGVYHYSTAHHGFERLLAGDLTDEVRAACGREAGDADGYLVVTVRFWKNSFKYNSFCYHVVTQDSGALLGSWELIARGLGRRLTRVLWFDDERLNGLLGLDTAEECALAVVPLPCAAPAEPSADPDPVHCDGSTTGLIDRPSFERSARPRTFEQIEQVHQAVLADRRARPDTEVAGSLVPVPPATGEDIELPEPLTDRLAPDLAATIRSRRTSFGSFTRSRPLGLDELGTVLAGTASAHRYVADVVPGDVGLTGLYVLANRVTGLPSGTYRYDGTGHRLRVVREMPLAEKLQRAYYLSNYNLEQVGAVLAISGRWRSTLDAYGSRGYRVLNSEVGAVAQTAYTAAAALGVGCGAVLGFDNIAIDEWAGLDDGDERTFLFVLLGHERADSADFDYRLV
- a CDS encoding lantibiotic dehydratase, translating into MPSTMPVTASAATTPTEHARWNLVPRFMLRVAGLPFETAAALVSPASAAWADGVLDARLRLRARGAALADALQERVAHHLDDPAASRTLINLRRDVFNARAPRGLAAAEPLLPPAELAELRGWFAQRQQLDALLRTGSGILADDIASGRRELRGAATETDLRHGIQLSSPSLDEYLDGYLHRADGPLSKKERRIERSLLEYLLRTACKTSPFSTLTAVSAGEFTEAGGLPLTASVKGWDKRGSTRLNIAVLARLSELLTADPEVRRDLPVRATSGMQVHGDRVRYLRKLRGADGNADAAVTLDAVHESLFYLPSGVALADVLTLFGDDGTTTLRFGDAVRRLRALDDRRPEPEVERYLAQLLRLGLLVVPDLHLDIHDPDPVATYRRGLRRLGADWADDLAALVDRMGADVARFAGAGLPRRRELLSRIKESVADTHRRLGRDDIPVLRTLVYEDTTLPGLKATGDADTWDRHITPGLEQLTRILPAFDGNAVRRLVTKGFFRARYGTGGRCDDFLSFAHQFNQDFYDNYNQRLMRHQRFDGTEFRTYDNWFRQDEIAGIDRARRTVAQEMRLRYESAAERGGDLELDEDFLTAVERELPRAEDLRSLSFFLQVAENGTEDPLVVVNRIYSGLTLLFSRFAHCLDDGLTASLRRSLADAVPEGAVFAELKGGYDATNLNLHPFVTPYEIVCPGETSFRPARERIPVEDLIVEHDPAGDRLRLRSRRLGVEVIPVYLGFLLPMALPELQQVLLNFSCTTMVQLDLWEGTGVQEAAGGALPRVRLGNVVLQRRSWRFTPDQLPPAVARQSDEEWFLAWREWQRAAGLPRHVFASLGGEHKPQYVDFDSYMCVRLLETAVRKSDAAVVLTEMLPGPDDLWLRDGPHRYVTELTVQLDGVNGTDTER